In the Acropora muricata isolate sample 2 chromosome 1, ASM3666990v1, whole genome shotgun sequence genome, one interval contains:
- the LOC136909247 gene encoding fibroblast growth factor receptor-like isoform X1 — MKMSFALYCVLFGILVSCPETETATTEFIRTPSDPSHAVEGEDYSLEWTYTLNGGVGSVQFFTATGGGSDIIGARLGPGRINSTQKYKARFRAQATNTRAELMILAVQLSDEGTYQLNFVSGSGDSLIENVNVIVQYSPRNIITSGDQNITAPSNLSLNCSADGKPKPTITWTTDNNIVTMPLNIIPGKNEKKKNESYRCTADNGVGNPLAKDVIINILFSPKVTLAKKFFVDRGETASLICLVEGNPKPSISWSSCDPLHVPCDKQYLNVSNVQSARAKFNCTATNALGVDSASTALLIGGYNIYLRLGISGECANKAFIWETLMNQFNRVFANTQSYSGAELMVASCGSLIFDVVLKFSTEVAEDFTISIIKNSIVDGKLGGLIVNTSYIIGIPPILETRVSTKPVQTMTTMPTGTAPKSDDHTLSKAIGASIGVLVLVVMVGVVIWWVLKRGNSRKENTKGMAPSDRIEEHENAALTNSRFVKAEDAPESSISRPTYVNLQEVTLHSNMDSDPPYNEYAPLDLRTRSWEVAREDVIVEKIIGKGAFGQVAKGAAKNLSFRSGTQNVAIKMIKANAAESDKRDLKSELELMKTLKPHPHVIKLLGCVTESEPLWVLIEYVPYGDLLGYLRKSRGLNDTYYKDPDIKPKSSLTSQQLMKFAWQIADGMSYLSLKKVIHRDLAARNVLVGERETCKITDFGMARDVQDENIYERKTKGRLPVKWTAYEALCYGQYTTKSDVWSYGVVLYEIFTIGGSPYPRMVGTKVINFLREGHRMQKPEHVDNKLFSFFLAEGDLVIRVRNNAFNEERYQIMMNCWQSEPEIRPSFADLTRQLKQMENQHKRLLNMHIYDNAMYANLEDLNA, encoded by the exons ATGAAGATGTCTTTCGCTTTATACTGTGTGCTCTTTGGAATTCTTGTATCTTGCCCCGAAACAG AAACTGCAACCACAGAATTTATAAGGACGCCTTCTGATCCCTCCCATGCAGTTGAAGGAGAGGACTACTCTCTTGAGTGGACCTATACTCTTAATGGCGGTGTTGGATCTGTACAGTTTTTCACTGCTACTGGAGGTGGAAGCGATATCATTGGAGCAAGACTTGGTCCTGGTAGGATAAACAGCACACAAAAGTATAAGGCACGATTCAGGGCTCAAGCAACAAACACCAGAGCAGAGCTGATGATACTAGCAGTGCAATTATCAGATGAGGGAACCTATCAACTGAATTTTGTTTCAGGTAGTGGTGATTCTCTCATTGAGAATGTGAATGTTATTGTGCAGT ATTCTCCAAGGAACATCATCACTTCAGGTGATCAAAACATAACGGCACCTTCCAACTTGAGTTTAAACTGCTCAGCTGatggaaaaccaaaaccaacaatTACGTGGACCACTGACAACAATATCGTCACCATGCCCTTGAACATCATTcctggaaaaaatgaaaaaaagaaaaacgaaagtTACCGATGTACGGCTGATAATGGTGTTGGAAATCCTTTGGCCAAGGATGTCATCATCAATATTCTTT TTTCCCCGAAGGTTACACTTGCAAAGAAATTCTTTGTGGACCGAGGAGAGACTGCATCACTTATCTGCCTAGTGGAAGGAAACCCAAAACCTTCCATTTCATGGAGTAGTTGTGATCCACTACATGTTCCCTGTGATAAACAATACTTGAATGTTTCAAATGTGCAGTCTGCACGTGCCAAGTTCAACTGTACAGCAACCAATGCTCTAGGGGTAGATTCAGCAAGCACAGCTCTTC TTATTGGAGGGTATAATATTTACTTGAGACTGGGCATAAGTGGAGAATGTGCCAACAAAGCATTCATTTGGGAGACACTAATGAATCAG TTCAACAGGGTCTTTGCAAATACTCAAAGTTACTCTGGAGCTGAACTGATGGTTGCAAG TTGTGGAAGCCTGATCTTtgatgtggtcttgaagttcagCACAGAAGTTGCAGAAGATTTTACTATTTcaataattaaaaattccaTTGTTGATGGAAAACTTGGAGGATTAATTGTCAATACATCATATATCATTGGAATTCCACCCATCCTAGAAACAAGGGTTAGCACAAAACCTGTGCAAACTATGACCACAATGCCTACCGGAACTGCTCCAAAATCGGATG aCCATACTTTGTCAAAAGCTATCGGTGCTTCCATTGGGGTTTTGGTTCTCGTTGTCATGGTTGGTGTTGTGATTTGGTGGGTGCTTAAGAGAGGAAACTCCAGGAAAGAAAACACTAAAG GAATGGCCCCAAGTGATAG AATTGAGGAACACGAAAATGCAGCATTGACTAATTCAAGATTTGTCAAA GCTGAAGATGCACCAGAAAGCAGTATTTCGAGACCAACATATGTGAACTTGCAAGAGGTAACTCTGCATTCTAACATGGATTCTGATCCACCCTACAATGAATATGCGCCACTTGATTTGAGGACACGCTCTTGGGAAGTAGCAAGAGAGGATGTGATAGTAGaaaagatcattggtaaaggGGCTTTTGGTCAGGTTGCCAAGGGAGCGGCGAAGAACCTATCGTTCAGATCTGGCACACAAAATGTCGCCATTAAGATGATAAAAG CAAATGCAGCTGAATCAGACAAGCGAGACTTGAAAtcagaactggagctgatgaagACACTCAAGCCTCATCCTCATGTCATCAAACTGCTGGGATGTGTCACTGAATCTG AGCCGTTGTGGGTGTTGATTGAGTATGTCCCGTATGGTGATCTCCTTGGTTACCTGAGAAAGAGCCGTGGATTGAATGATACTTACTACAAAGACCCGGATATCAAACCCAAATCCAGTCTGACGTCACAACAGCTGATGAAATTTGCTTGGCAAATTGCTGATGGAATGAGTTACTTATCACTGAAAAAG GTTATTCACCGGGATCTTGCTGCTCGTAATGTTTTGGTTGGAGAAAGAGAAACCTGTAAAATAACCGACTTTGGAATGGCCAGGGATGTACAAGACGAAAATATCTATGAACGAAAAACGAAG GGTCGGCtgccagtgaagtggacagcataTGAAGCTCTTTGTTATGGacaatacacaacaaaaagtgaTGT ATGGAGTTATGGAGTTGTTCtttatgaaatatttactaTTG GTGGTTCGCCATATCCGCGCATGGTTGGTACCAAAGTGATCAATTTCCTTCGAGAAGGCCACAGGATGCAGAAACCAGAGCACGTGGACAATAAATT ATTTTCGTTCTTCTTGGCCGAGGGAGATCTGGTTATCAGGGTACGAAACAATGCTTTCAATGAGGAAAG GTATCAAATCATGATGAATTGTTGGCAAAGTGAACCTGAAATTAGGCCATCATTCGCTGATTTAACGCGACAACTGAAACAAATGGAAAACCAGCACAAG aggtTGCTCAACATGCATATATACGACAATGCAATGTATGCAAACTTGGAAGACTTAAacgcataa
- the LOC136909247 gene encoding fibroblast growth factor receptor-like isoform X2, whose protein sequence is MKMSFALYCVLFGILVSCPETETATTEFIRTPSDPSHAVEGEDYSLEWTYTLNGGVGSVQFFTATGGGSDIIGARLGPGRINSTQKYKARFRAQATNTRAELMILAVQLSDEGTYQLNFVSDSPRNIITSGDQNITAPSNLSLNCSADGKPKPTITWTTDNNIVTMPLNIIPGKNEKKKNESYRCTADNGVGNPLAKDVIINILFSPKVTLAKKFFVDRGETASLICLVEGNPKPSISWSSCDPLHVPCDKQYLNVSNVQSARAKFNCTATNALGVDSASTALLIGGYNIYLRLGISGECANKAFIWETLMNQFNRVFANTQSYSGAELMVASCGSLIFDVVLKFSTEVAEDFTISIIKNSIVDGKLGGLIVNTSYIIGIPPILETRVSTKPVQTMTTMPTGTAPKSDDHTLSKAIGASIGVLVLVVMVGVVIWWVLKRGNSRKENTKGMAPSDRIEEHENAALTNSRFVKAEDAPESSISRPTYVNLQEVTLHSNMDSDPPYNEYAPLDLRTRSWEVAREDVIVEKIIGKGAFGQVAKGAAKNLSFRSGTQNVAIKMIKANAAESDKRDLKSELELMKTLKPHPHVIKLLGCVTESEPLWVLIEYVPYGDLLGYLRKSRGLNDTYYKDPDIKPKSSLTSQQLMKFAWQIADGMSYLSLKKVIHRDLAARNVLVGERETCKITDFGMARDVQDENIYERKTKGRLPVKWTAYEALCYGQYTTKSDVWSYGVVLYEIFTIGGSPYPRMVGTKVINFLREGHRMQKPEHVDNKLFSFFLAEGDLVIRVRNNAFNEERYQIMMNCWQSEPEIRPSFADLTRQLKQMENQHKRLLNMHIYDNAMYANLEDLNA, encoded by the exons ATGAAGATGTCTTTCGCTTTATACTGTGTGCTCTTTGGAATTCTTGTATCTTGCCCCGAAACAG AAACTGCAACCACAGAATTTATAAGGACGCCTTCTGATCCCTCCCATGCAGTTGAAGGAGAGGACTACTCTCTTGAGTGGACCTATACTCTTAATGGCGGTGTTGGATCTGTACAGTTTTTCACTGCTACTGGAGGTGGAAGCGATATCATTGGAGCAAGACTTGGTCCTGGTAGGATAAACAGCACACAAAAGTATAAGGCACGATTCAGGGCTCAAGCAACAAACACCAGAGCAGAGCTGATGATACTAGCAGTGCAATTATCAGATGAGGGAACCTATCAACTGAATTTTGTTTCAG ATTCTCCAAGGAACATCATCACTTCAGGTGATCAAAACATAACGGCACCTTCCAACTTGAGTTTAAACTGCTCAGCTGatggaaaaccaaaaccaacaatTACGTGGACCACTGACAACAATATCGTCACCATGCCCTTGAACATCATTcctggaaaaaatgaaaaaaagaaaaacgaaagtTACCGATGTACGGCTGATAATGGTGTTGGAAATCCTTTGGCCAAGGATGTCATCATCAATATTCTTT TTTCCCCGAAGGTTACACTTGCAAAGAAATTCTTTGTGGACCGAGGAGAGACTGCATCACTTATCTGCCTAGTGGAAGGAAACCCAAAACCTTCCATTTCATGGAGTAGTTGTGATCCACTACATGTTCCCTGTGATAAACAATACTTGAATGTTTCAAATGTGCAGTCTGCACGTGCCAAGTTCAACTGTACAGCAACCAATGCTCTAGGGGTAGATTCAGCAAGCACAGCTCTTC TTATTGGAGGGTATAATATTTACTTGAGACTGGGCATAAGTGGAGAATGTGCCAACAAAGCATTCATTTGGGAGACACTAATGAATCAG TTCAACAGGGTCTTTGCAAATACTCAAAGTTACTCTGGAGCTGAACTGATGGTTGCAAG TTGTGGAAGCCTGATCTTtgatgtggtcttgaagttcagCACAGAAGTTGCAGAAGATTTTACTATTTcaataattaaaaattccaTTGTTGATGGAAAACTTGGAGGATTAATTGTCAATACATCATATATCATTGGAATTCCACCCATCCTAGAAACAAGGGTTAGCACAAAACCTGTGCAAACTATGACCACAATGCCTACCGGAACTGCTCCAAAATCGGATG aCCATACTTTGTCAAAAGCTATCGGTGCTTCCATTGGGGTTTTGGTTCTCGTTGTCATGGTTGGTGTTGTGATTTGGTGGGTGCTTAAGAGAGGAAACTCCAGGAAAGAAAACACTAAAG GAATGGCCCCAAGTGATAG AATTGAGGAACACGAAAATGCAGCATTGACTAATTCAAGATTTGTCAAA GCTGAAGATGCACCAGAAAGCAGTATTTCGAGACCAACATATGTGAACTTGCAAGAGGTAACTCTGCATTCTAACATGGATTCTGATCCACCCTACAATGAATATGCGCCACTTGATTTGAGGACACGCTCTTGGGAAGTAGCAAGAGAGGATGTGATAGTAGaaaagatcattggtaaaggGGCTTTTGGTCAGGTTGCCAAGGGAGCGGCGAAGAACCTATCGTTCAGATCTGGCACACAAAATGTCGCCATTAAGATGATAAAAG CAAATGCAGCTGAATCAGACAAGCGAGACTTGAAAtcagaactggagctgatgaagACACTCAAGCCTCATCCTCATGTCATCAAACTGCTGGGATGTGTCACTGAATCTG AGCCGTTGTGGGTGTTGATTGAGTATGTCCCGTATGGTGATCTCCTTGGTTACCTGAGAAAGAGCCGTGGATTGAATGATACTTACTACAAAGACCCGGATATCAAACCCAAATCCAGTCTGACGTCACAACAGCTGATGAAATTTGCTTGGCAAATTGCTGATGGAATGAGTTACTTATCACTGAAAAAG GTTATTCACCGGGATCTTGCTGCTCGTAATGTTTTGGTTGGAGAAAGAGAAACCTGTAAAATAACCGACTTTGGAATGGCCAGGGATGTACAAGACGAAAATATCTATGAACGAAAAACGAAG GGTCGGCtgccagtgaagtggacagcataTGAAGCTCTTTGTTATGGacaatacacaacaaaaagtgaTGT ATGGAGTTATGGAGTTGTTCtttatgaaatatttactaTTG GTGGTTCGCCATATCCGCGCATGGTTGGTACCAAAGTGATCAATTTCCTTCGAGAAGGCCACAGGATGCAGAAACCAGAGCACGTGGACAATAAATT ATTTTCGTTCTTCTTGGCCGAGGGAGATCTGGTTATCAGGGTACGAAACAATGCTTTCAATGAGGAAAG GTATCAAATCATGATGAATTGTTGGCAAAGTGAACCTGAAATTAGGCCATCATTCGCTGATTTAACGCGACAACTGAAACAAATGGAAAACCAGCACAAG aggtTGCTCAACATGCATATATACGACAATGCAATGTATGCAAACTTGGAAGACTTAAacgcataa
- the LOC136909247 gene encoding fibroblast growth factor receptor-like isoform X3 encodes MKMSFALYCVLFGILVSCPETETATTEFIRTPSDPSHAVEGEDYSLEWTYTLNGGVGSVQFFTATGGGSDIIGARLGPGRINSTQKYKARFRAQATNTRAELMILAVQLSDEGTYQLNFVSGSGDSLIENVNVIVQYSPRNIITSGDQNITAPSNLSLNCSADGKPKPTITWTTDNNIVTMPLNIIPGKNEKKKNESYRCTADNGVGNPLAKDVIINILFSPKVTLAKKFFVDRGETASLICLVEGNPKPSISWSSCDPLHVPCDKQYLNVSNVQSARAKFNCTATNALGVDSASTALLIGGYNIYLRLGISGECANKAFIWETLMNQFNRVFANTQSYSGAELMVASCGSLIFDVVLKFSTEVAEDFTISIIKNSIVDGKLGGLIVNTSYIIGIPPILETRVSTKPVQTMTTMPTGTAPKSDDHTLSKAIGASIGVLVLVVMVGVVIWWVLKRGNSRKENTKGMAPSDRIEEHENAALTNSRFVKAEDAPESSISRPTYVNLQEVTLHSNMDSDPPYNEYAPLDLRTRSWEVAREDVIVEKIIGKGAFGQVAKGAAKNLSFRSGTQNVAIKMIKANAAESDKRDLKSELELMKTLKPHPHVIKLLGCVTESEPLWVLIEYVPYGDLLGYLRKSRGLNDTYYKDPDIKPKSSLTSQQLMKFAWQIADGMSYLSLKKVIHRDLAARNVLVGERETCKITDFGMARDVQDENIYERKTKGRLPVKWTAYEALCYGQYTTKSDVWSYGVVLYEIFTIGGSPYPRMVGTKVINFLREGHRMQKPEHVDNKLYQIMMNCWQSEPEIRPSFADLTRQLKQMENQHKRLLNMHIYDNAMYANLEDLNA; translated from the exons ATGAAGATGTCTTTCGCTTTATACTGTGTGCTCTTTGGAATTCTTGTATCTTGCCCCGAAACAG AAACTGCAACCACAGAATTTATAAGGACGCCTTCTGATCCCTCCCATGCAGTTGAAGGAGAGGACTACTCTCTTGAGTGGACCTATACTCTTAATGGCGGTGTTGGATCTGTACAGTTTTTCACTGCTACTGGAGGTGGAAGCGATATCATTGGAGCAAGACTTGGTCCTGGTAGGATAAACAGCACACAAAAGTATAAGGCACGATTCAGGGCTCAAGCAACAAACACCAGAGCAGAGCTGATGATACTAGCAGTGCAATTATCAGATGAGGGAACCTATCAACTGAATTTTGTTTCAGGTAGTGGTGATTCTCTCATTGAGAATGTGAATGTTATTGTGCAGT ATTCTCCAAGGAACATCATCACTTCAGGTGATCAAAACATAACGGCACCTTCCAACTTGAGTTTAAACTGCTCAGCTGatggaaaaccaaaaccaacaatTACGTGGACCACTGACAACAATATCGTCACCATGCCCTTGAACATCATTcctggaaaaaatgaaaaaaagaaaaacgaaagtTACCGATGTACGGCTGATAATGGTGTTGGAAATCCTTTGGCCAAGGATGTCATCATCAATATTCTTT TTTCCCCGAAGGTTACACTTGCAAAGAAATTCTTTGTGGACCGAGGAGAGACTGCATCACTTATCTGCCTAGTGGAAGGAAACCCAAAACCTTCCATTTCATGGAGTAGTTGTGATCCACTACATGTTCCCTGTGATAAACAATACTTGAATGTTTCAAATGTGCAGTCTGCACGTGCCAAGTTCAACTGTACAGCAACCAATGCTCTAGGGGTAGATTCAGCAAGCACAGCTCTTC TTATTGGAGGGTATAATATTTACTTGAGACTGGGCATAAGTGGAGAATGTGCCAACAAAGCATTCATTTGGGAGACACTAATGAATCAG TTCAACAGGGTCTTTGCAAATACTCAAAGTTACTCTGGAGCTGAACTGATGGTTGCAAG TTGTGGAAGCCTGATCTTtgatgtggtcttgaagttcagCACAGAAGTTGCAGAAGATTTTACTATTTcaataattaaaaattccaTTGTTGATGGAAAACTTGGAGGATTAATTGTCAATACATCATATATCATTGGAATTCCACCCATCCTAGAAACAAGGGTTAGCACAAAACCTGTGCAAACTATGACCACAATGCCTACCGGAACTGCTCCAAAATCGGATG aCCATACTTTGTCAAAAGCTATCGGTGCTTCCATTGGGGTTTTGGTTCTCGTTGTCATGGTTGGTGTTGTGATTTGGTGGGTGCTTAAGAGAGGAAACTCCAGGAAAGAAAACACTAAAG GAATGGCCCCAAGTGATAG AATTGAGGAACACGAAAATGCAGCATTGACTAATTCAAGATTTGTCAAA GCTGAAGATGCACCAGAAAGCAGTATTTCGAGACCAACATATGTGAACTTGCAAGAGGTAACTCTGCATTCTAACATGGATTCTGATCCACCCTACAATGAATATGCGCCACTTGATTTGAGGACACGCTCTTGGGAAGTAGCAAGAGAGGATGTGATAGTAGaaaagatcattggtaaaggGGCTTTTGGTCAGGTTGCCAAGGGAGCGGCGAAGAACCTATCGTTCAGATCTGGCACACAAAATGTCGCCATTAAGATGATAAAAG CAAATGCAGCTGAATCAGACAAGCGAGACTTGAAAtcagaactggagctgatgaagACACTCAAGCCTCATCCTCATGTCATCAAACTGCTGGGATGTGTCACTGAATCTG AGCCGTTGTGGGTGTTGATTGAGTATGTCCCGTATGGTGATCTCCTTGGTTACCTGAGAAAGAGCCGTGGATTGAATGATACTTACTACAAAGACCCGGATATCAAACCCAAATCCAGTCTGACGTCACAACAGCTGATGAAATTTGCTTGGCAAATTGCTGATGGAATGAGTTACTTATCACTGAAAAAG GTTATTCACCGGGATCTTGCTGCTCGTAATGTTTTGGTTGGAGAAAGAGAAACCTGTAAAATAACCGACTTTGGAATGGCCAGGGATGTACAAGACGAAAATATCTATGAACGAAAAACGAAG GGTCGGCtgccagtgaagtggacagcataTGAAGCTCTTTGTTATGGacaatacacaacaaaaagtgaTGT ATGGAGTTATGGAGTTGTTCtttatgaaatatttactaTTG GTGGTTCGCCATATCCGCGCATGGTTGGTACCAAAGTGATCAATTTCCTTCGAGAAGGCCACAGGATGCAGAAACCAGAGCACGTGGACAATAAATT GTATCAAATCATGATGAATTGTTGGCAAAGTGAACCTGAAATTAGGCCATCATTCGCTGATTTAACGCGACAACTGAAACAAATGGAAAACCAGCACAAG aggtTGCTCAACATGCATATATACGACAATGCAATGTATGCAAACTTGGAAGACTTAAacgcataa
- the LOC136909247 gene encoding fibroblast growth factor receptor-like isoform X4 gives MKMSFALYCVLFGILVSCPETETATTEFIRTPSDPSHAVEGEDYSLEWTYTLNGGVGSVQFFTATGGGSDIIGARLGPGRINSTQKYKARFRAQATNTRAELMILAVQLSDEGTYQLNFVSDSPRNIITSGDQNITAPSNLSLNCSADGKPKPTITWTTDNNIVTMPLNIIPGKNEKKKNESYRCTADNGVGNPLAKDVIINILFSPKVTLAKKFFVDRGETASLICLVEGNPKPSISWSSCDPLHVPCDKQYLNVSNVQSARAKFNCTATNALGVDSASTALLIGGYNIYLRLGISGECANKAFIWETLMNQFNRVFANTQSYSGAELMVASCGSLIFDVVLKFSTEVAEDFTISIIKNSIVDGKLGGLIVNTSYIIGIPPILETRVSTKPVQTMTTMPTGTAPKSDDHTLSKAIGASIGVLVLVVMVGVVIWWVLKRGNSRKENTKGMAPSDRIEEHENAALTNSRFVKAEDAPESSISRPTYVNLQEVTLHSNMDSDPPYNEYAPLDLRTRSWEVAREDVIVEKIIGKGAFGQVAKGAAKNLSFRSGTQNVAIKMIKANAAESDKRDLKSELELMKTLKPHPHVIKLLGCVTESEPLWVLIEYVPYGDLLGYLRKSRGLNDTYYKDPDIKPKSSLTSQQLMKFAWQIADGMSYLSLKKVIHRDLAARNVLVGERETCKITDFGMARDVQDENIYERKTKGRLPVKWTAYEALCYGQYTTKSDVWSYGVVLYEIFTIGGSPYPRMVGTKVINFLREGHRMQKPEHVDNKLYQIMMNCWQSEPEIRPSFADLTRQLKQMENQHKRLLNMHIYDNAMYANLEDLNA, from the exons ATGAAGATGTCTTTCGCTTTATACTGTGTGCTCTTTGGAATTCTTGTATCTTGCCCCGAAACAG AAACTGCAACCACAGAATTTATAAGGACGCCTTCTGATCCCTCCCATGCAGTTGAAGGAGAGGACTACTCTCTTGAGTGGACCTATACTCTTAATGGCGGTGTTGGATCTGTACAGTTTTTCACTGCTACTGGAGGTGGAAGCGATATCATTGGAGCAAGACTTGGTCCTGGTAGGATAAACAGCACACAAAAGTATAAGGCACGATTCAGGGCTCAAGCAACAAACACCAGAGCAGAGCTGATGATACTAGCAGTGCAATTATCAGATGAGGGAACCTATCAACTGAATTTTGTTTCAG ATTCTCCAAGGAACATCATCACTTCAGGTGATCAAAACATAACGGCACCTTCCAACTTGAGTTTAAACTGCTCAGCTGatggaaaaccaaaaccaacaatTACGTGGACCACTGACAACAATATCGTCACCATGCCCTTGAACATCATTcctggaaaaaatgaaaaaaagaaaaacgaaagtTACCGATGTACGGCTGATAATGGTGTTGGAAATCCTTTGGCCAAGGATGTCATCATCAATATTCTTT TTTCCCCGAAGGTTACACTTGCAAAGAAATTCTTTGTGGACCGAGGAGAGACTGCATCACTTATCTGCCTAGTGGAAGGAAACCCAAAACCTTCCATTTCATGGAGTAGTTGTGATCCACTACATGTTCCCTGTGATAAACAATACTTGAATGTTTCAAATGTGCAGTCTGCACGTGCCAAGTTCAACTGTACAGCAACCAATGCTCTAGGGGTAGATTCAGCAAGCACAGCTCTTC TTATTGGAGGGTATAATATTTACTTGAGACTGGGCATAAGTGGAGAATGTGCCAACAAAGCATTCATTTGGGAGACACTAATGAATCAG TTCAACAGGGTCTTTGCAAATACTCAAAGTTACTCTGGAGCTGAACTGATGGTTGCAAG TTGTGGAAGCCTGATCTTtgatgtggtcttgaagttcagCACAGAAGTTGCAGAAGATTTTACTATTTcaataattaaaaattccaTTGTTGATGGAAAACTTGGAGGATTAATTGTCAATACATCATATATCATTGGAATTCCACCCATCCTAGAAACAAGGGTTAGCACAAAACCTGTGCAAACTATGACCACAATGCCTACCGGAACTGCTCCAAAATCGGATG aCCATACTTTGTCAAAAGCTATCGGTGCTTCCATTGGGGTTTTGGTTCTCGTTGTCATGGTTGGTGTTGTGATTTGGTGGGTGCTTAAGAGAGGAAACTCCAGGAAAGAAAACACTAAAG GAATGGCCCCAAGTGATAG AATTGAGGAACACGAAAATGCAGCATTGACTAATTCAAGATTTGTCAAA GCTGAAGATGCACCAGAAAGCAGTATTTCGAGACCAACATATGTGAACTTGCAAGAGGTAACTCTGCATTCTAACATGGATTCTGATCCACCCTACAATGAATATGCGCCACTTGATTTGAGGACACGCTCTTGGGAAGTAGCAAGAGAGGATGTGATAGTAGaaaagatcattggtaaaggGGCTTTTGGTCAGGTTGCCAAGGGAGCGGCGAAGAACCTATCGTTCAGATCTGGCACACAAAATGTCGCCATTAAGATGATAAAAG CAAATGCAGCTGAATCAGACAAGCGAGACTTGAAAtcagaactggagctgatgaagACACTCAAGCCTCATCCTCATGTCATCAAACTGCTGGGATGTGTCACTGAATCTG AGCCGTTGTGGGTGTTGATTGAGTATGTCCCGTATGGTGATCTCCTTGGTTACCTGAGAAAGAGCCGTGGATTGAATGATACTTACTACAAAGACCCGGATATCAAACCCAAATCCAGTCTGACGTCACAACAGCTGATGAAATTTGCTTGGCAAATTGCTGATGGAATGAGTTACTTATCACTGAAAAAG GTTATTCACCGGGATCTTGCTGCTCGTAATGTTTTGGTTGGAGAAAGAGAAACCTGTAAAATAACCGACTTTGGAATGGCCAGGGATGTACAAGACGAAAATATCTATGAACGAAAAACGAAG GGTCGGCtgccagtgaagtggacagcataTGAAGCTCTTTGTTATGGacaatacacaacaaaaagtgaTGT ATGGAGTTATGGAGTTGTTCtttatgaaatatttactaTTG GTGGTTCGCCATATCCGCGCATGGTTGGTACCAAAGTGATCAATTTCCTTCGAGAAGGCCACAGGATGCAGAAACCAGAGCACGTGGACAATAAATT GTATCAAATCATGATGAATTGTTGGCAAAGTGAACCTGAAATTAGGCCATCATTCGCTGATTTAACGCGACAACTGAAACAAATGGAAAACCAGCACAAG aggtTGCTCAACATGCATATATACGACAATGCAATGTATGCAAACTTGGAAGACTTAAacgcataa